Genomic window (Cucumis sativus cultivar 9930 chromosome 2, Cucumber_9930_V3, whole genome shotgun sequence):
CTTTCatggttttttgtttctctttctttgtaGGTACAACGTTGACGTGCCTGATTCATATGAGCATCTTCTCCTTGATGTCATTGATGGGGATAGCCATTTGTTCATGAGAAGTGATGAACTTGCAATTGCGTGGAACATCCTAACTCCGATCCTGAATGAAATTAAGAAGAATAACATAAAGCCAGAACTTTACGAGTTCGGCGGCAGAGGTCCTATCGGAGCTTATTATCTTTGGGCAAAACACGGAGTTCGATGGGTCGAGGAATAAACAACAGGACACATTTCATTATGTGGTAAAGCTCTCTCACGAGAATCAGGCAACACAAGATTTGCCAAATGGTTGAACTCATTACATTCATCATGCAACTAGTTCAATCAATTGAAGGAAGCAAGTCTTGGACATAAGATTTGAACCTACCTAGTAGAATTAAAACCACATGATGATATGATGCAACTGCTGGTTTTGATTCTCAACTTAGTTTCTTGTGATGTTCATTGGAAGAATATGAGGATTGTACTGGCCCAGACACCTTATGCAACAGAATCATTGCACAAAATCTATTCTGAAAAttgtttatgtatttacaCTTGTGAGAATTAATGTGCGGGTGATTTCAAAAATGTAATTGTAACGATCAGGCTAAATTGATTGAcctataaaatttatgagttCTACATCATagtttttaccatttttaaatactaaagATATAAActgatattcattttttttaatccaatcctttttaattatttatgtttgattaGTAAGAGGGTTTGAGAGAGTGTAGGATCCACAAAGACTTGAAGATATTTTTGGTGAACTAATCAAAAACAGGCCGCCATGAAATTTGTGGAAATTAAGGGCAAAAGAAGTGGCCATGATTCAGACAGTGGTCATCATCTAACATTGTTCATCTTCGACGACTTacatcttctcttttttcattcttttttatggaTCCTGACGGACATTTGGCTAGATTGaaacaatacaaattttttctcaatggcACCTTTAGAAACCCGATATCCTTAAGATGCCTCTTCAATATCTCTTGACTTTGTTATCGATTTTGTATTTCAAACTCATCTCTTGCTTTGTTCGATAAACTCTTTTCTCTTTGTGCTTCCTTTTGATTCATTGAGATTGGCTCTGGGGTATCACGATATGTCCATTGATTGTGTTAATCTAGTTGACTAATGATTGCCCTTTAATGATGGATTAGTTGAAGATGATACTTTGACAGTAGGTTGAAATTGAACCCCACTTGGGCCATCAATTTCTAAGCATAAAAATACCATATTATCAAGAAGAGAggatataaattatttgtggCTTCCACACCACACCAAGTAATTGcaagaaagttaaaagatgAATCCATTTTTGGTTAAACTACCAAGTTACTCTCGTTTATAACATGTTTTTAACAACTATGGGATGCAATCTACATCGTATGTAACGACACAATGAAAAATGTCACATGCTAGTTAttatcttaaaagaaaatttcgtGTATATTAAAAGAAGAGTATGAAATTCTTGGTGTGTAccttattttcaatttatgtaAAGATtaattctaacttttaaagttATTGAGATCTATTGGACacaattaacaattaaaattttaatgatatttttaaatgcttgatcttttagaaaaatcaataataatttagaaatttaaagaCTAAACTTGACCTTATACGATTTGAatcttcaaaaaaagaaatttaacgAAATCAAGTCTCTAACTTTGAAGTTGACAGTAAAtcattttgtcaaattttataagaACTTATACgaggaaaataaaaggatGGGATACCAAAATAAAGTGtggaaacaaacaaaattgctctcttatcttttcttcattatcCAAATTAAATAGCATATCATGATGAAGCTCTTCACAAATAATAAGTAAACAAAAAGATCAATCACTTTTGATCATCTCTTCAAATATCATACATCTCTGTTTTTGCAATTCTCTCTCTAATCCATATCTCACCATTGGAACAAAAAAGCCATGGaaagtggaagaaaaagaagaaaattgcaagaggaagaagaagaagaagaagatgaaaagatGGAGTTGTTCTATGCTTTGATTCAAAACACGAAGGCCATGAGAGACGGaatgaaatattcaaaagaattaacagaagaagagaaatcaAAAGGGGTTTGGAATCCGAAGTTTCAACCAGAAGATTTCAATGAAGAAGATGGTTATAATTACAACAACAAATCCAACATCATTCCTCTTCAATTATCAGCTGCTTCatcttcaacaacaaaacaattcaatgaaaagaaacaacaagaagaagataaaCATTACAAGGTTGTAGAAGTAAAAAAGGGGCTTGACCTTAATCTCtctctttgatttttctttttcttagttGTAATTAACAGTTTTATGATGGTTTGCatgcttttgatttttgttgatGTGACGACCGAGTTGATAAATGTCTATGGGTGCGATCATACTAGCACTAGTACACTGGATCTCATTAGATCTCTTAAGTTAAGCGTATTTAGACAATAATAGTATTAAGTTGGGTGACCATTTAAAAAGTTCTCATGTTGCACCAAATGTACTTACGAAATCGAATCGAATATCACTCTTGGTGTGGTGTTGGGTCATACACACTGATCTGATTCTGactatttaaaaagtttatcaaCCTCTAACTTTGCTGCATTATTCTTAGTGTGTTTGGGCTGAGGGGGCCATGAATTCTCTTTCCAAGATCACAATGATAGGGGTACTATCAAGTTATCTCTACAATCTTTTATTGACGATCTGAAAGAAAATCTAATCGAAAAAATCTGATGAATTGCTACGACTCAACACCCACTAAAGAAAACGTGCATGTTTACGacctttttcttctaaatcatTCAAAGTACATTTACGCTGACTTTTCCATATTCCTATACCTCAAGTTTTACCACACATTCTTAACAATCCAAAACTTTCTACCATACAATACGGTTGTTCTTTTGTTTGGCACGGTAAGATACTTCCTTTcacatattttctttgaggGTTTTGGAGTAGATAATTTTGGTAGAacttaaagtttttttaattttggattgtTAAGAATTCATTGGGTAAAACTTAGGGCGACAAGGGATACAAAAAAGTATCTATGTTGGATGATTGGGGAGAAAGGGTTTATAAACATATACGCTTTATTGAGTGTTGAGTCGTAGCAATTCATTGAATCCATTTTGGTTAGATTTTCGTTTAGATTGTCGAAAATACATCTACCCAGTttgatattgaaaagagaTTTCATAGCTCTTCTAGTCCCAATCGCCCCACAACACTCTAAAACTAATGTAGTGAAGATGTTAAGAGattgataaatataatatacaacatataataattttaatatcattattCAAGCAGTGACAATGGAACACACCATAGTTATCTAAAGTCTGCTAAAGCAATTATATCAATGTTCATTATAAGAAGTTTATCCATCAACTTGTTGTAtatctttgaaataataacCATATAATGTAACTATCTATTTCACACACAATAGTACTAGTTGGTCATACTCTGCACCAAGCAATCTTGCATTCAACCATTGTGCGCAcgattatttatatatacctCGAGAAACTGACAGATCCAGCATCTAAAAACTTGTAAAAACTCAAAGTTTTCCATGCATCCATAATTGTGTATAGGTACCTACAAGTACAATGACAATGAAggcaaatcaaataaattgaattagaaCCTTTGGTTGTGAccgttttttctttcctcctcTCAATTTGGGATGTATCCGACCGTGGCAGTaggtagtttttttaattttgtagatGATAAGTTCTGTTAATCCACTAACTGCCCCAAGAGCTAAAGCCAATGGGTGAGGGCAAATTCTTTCCTTAAAGAAAATACTCATGTTTTGCCTTAATATTAAGGCAATATCCTTTCCATTGTGCAGTGAACTACAAAAGATAAATGCAACAAATCCTTTCCATTGTGCATTGAACTACAAAAGATAAAtgcaacaaatttttaatttaagaaatggatccaattatttttaatcaaattaaagaaagaagaaatctgctaaaaaaaaaaaaaaatcctagaAAAGCAGAAACACCAAGGGAAGAACTCAATAAGAAAGATCATAGTCATTCTCCAAATTGCCTTCTACGAACTAAGAGGAACTTCACCTAATCCATTCCAGTCATAAGTATCATGAAATTATCAAGAAACCATTCACCAAAGGAAGCATTATCATATATTAATCTCAAAAGGAAGGCTAAGCTAAGATTTATCCACTAACAtaatatgacaaaataaaacaaacaaacaaaatctcGTCTCTCCTACCATGAGGTGTGATACATTCTCATTCAAAAAAGTAGAGCACTTaccattatattttcttactaaaaatcttatttttacaatatattttggtttagctcattaatattttcttatataattCAGACACCAAAACTGTTTTCCAATGTCTCCACTTTCACTTACAAAGATGCATGGTAACTCTTTGTAATGGATAGTGGTGTACGTACACCATGCTTGTATAGAATATGCATGCAACATGATCCATGAAAGTTAAGAACATATAATGAACTGTTTTGAGAGTCACCCGACCACCCACCCCTTTCCAAATCCACACGAAAAAGAATTCTAAAAACTtgaaagtattagaaaaagaaagttactTGCCCAGCCGATACAGTAACCCCACAAAtgatcatttatttttcagaaGGAAAATGACTGGCTGCTGATGCTCTTTCGGATCTTGCTGCTGCTGCTAAAATCTTCACTCTTGCTCATCTGCTTTACGAGATCTCGTAGTTTCTTGGAATTGTCCATctattaactttttgtttctaaaaaccTAATCAAATAgacatttttcatctttttctcttataaagtttcattttggaaaatagCAGTATATTTTTTTGGCAAAATGAAAGTTGCCTCTGCCTCAACCTGCTTGTTAATCTCATACTAatcatgtttttattgatgtaAAACctgataattttgttaatgtttaAAACTTATGAATAGAAGAAGATAAGTAAAGTGTAATTATACCACAATTCACCATCATCTTAGaatcaaatagttaaaaaaacacacacaaataatatatatattttataaagcaatatatattctatacataataaaagaagatgagatgtaaaatgaaattaaagaaagtgtTAAGTGGTAGCAGGGAGGTGtatgagaagatgaagaattaTAATGAATGATGATGTTGAGATTCAAGCATTCTAGCAACTTGGCCCATTTTTGGTCTCTTGTCAAAATCAGGATCAACACATCTCAATGCAACCAATAGAACTCTTTTCAACCCTCTTGTCGATGCCCTTCCTCCAACCCCTATTATTTTTGGGTCTACCACTTCTTCACATCTCCTACTTCCAATCATCATTTTTAACCAATCCACCACGTTCACCtgtacaaattaataataatccctctttattttattttactaccTACATaaacttttaacaaaatatatatcaatgtcGTAACCTACCTGTTTGGGTGGACGTCCATAGTCCACTGGATCTCTTCCTGTGATTGTTTCCACCAGCACAACTCCAAAGCTATACACATCGCTCTTCTCATTCAAAAGCCCGGTGTTTGCATATTCAGGAGCCACATaactatagtatatatatagatccGAACCAAACAAcaatataaaactatatataatatatggatCATccaaaaagagaataatatatatagagagagagagagaagaagaataattaTACCCAAATGTGCCCATAACTCTTGTTGTGACATGAGTTTTGTTAGCATCCATCAACTTTGCTAACCCAAAATCTGATACTTTAGCATTGAAATTTTCATCTATTAGTATGTTGCTGGCCTTTATGTCTCTATGCACCACCTTTGGCTCAATGGCTTCATGTAAGTATGCAATTCTTTTGTGacatgacaaaaataattaataatcatataggttgtttaaaacaaaacccaaaagaagaaagaaaaaaaaaaacttcaaattaaacatGATCAACTTGATTTTACTAACCCTTTGGCTGTCCCCAACATAATCTTCATTCTAGACTCCCATGTAAGATATGTATTCTCCCCCATTCCTTCATGTAGCCATAGCTCCAAGCTTCCATTGTTTATGTACTCATACACCAACATCCTAAAAAGTGTGAAACAAAAGCATAAAAATATTGTACAGTTTATAATTATTTCGAATCGCAAATCTCTcttgaaaactatttatttttaggttAATCCAACcgatttttttccccttttatGGAACTAATGGTTAGGTAAGAGATCTAAGAGGTGTTTGATACCTATGAGTCCCTTCAATGCAATATCCCAAAAGACGAACAAGATTCTTGTGTCTTACATGCCCAATTGCCTCAACTTCTGCTCTAAATTCTTTCTCTGCTTGGCCTCTACGAAAAAGAAAACGCCAAATTATTTACCcttaaaagttgagaaaaaCTCATTGACTGTCATATGGTATTGCAGTTAGTAggatttttaaaactaataattaagtttataataactttttaaaaatttgtaaatatatccAAATATGTAAGAAATCGATGAAGtctacaaaataaatgaataagaGTAGTAGATATTGCCATAGCAAtagaagtttttaaaaaagagttaCTAGTACTACAATATCATGCATACTTCAGCTACTTATTACCTGTCATGTtatcattaagaaaatttcTAAGAACTcccaacttcaaaattttactttctattaatataatataatttgttgaGTGTCAAATCATGAACAAGAATATGAAGTTAGGTACTATCATACTACTAtaaatttttccaaaaaattacTTGTGCTATGATCACACTATGCATACTCATATTTACTGTTCGTCACGTTAtgatcattattttaaaaacaacttacTGTCCATTAAAAATCTTCTTAACTGCCACTGGTGTCCCATTCAACAATCTTCCTCTAAACACAACTCCATACCCTCCTTCTCCAATCAAATTCTCTTCTGAGAACAAATTAGTTGCCAAATCCAGCTCTCTCAAAGTAAACCAATACCCCCATCCCAACTGCGACATCTCCGGCATGCCCAACAACGGCGAAGGAGCCGTCATTGTTGTTGTCGTAGGCGACGTTGAACGTCGGTACATTGTTGTTGTCGTGACAGTTCCTGAGCTGCCTTCATCTCCTGATTGTGATCCATAGCCATAACTCAATGGATAAAACAATGATCCTCCTGATTCACCACTGTAATCATTATTATGGCTTTCAAACTTTCCCATTTGGGTTGTCGTTGGCTTTTTGTGATCAGTAGTTGTTATATGAATTGCCTTTATGTCCTTTGAATGAGATGGGATTTGAGTAAGAGGAAATTTGGGTGGTGATGATTTTTTTGATTTCTTGTTGAATGAGGTTAAACAAAGTGAGAGAATACAGAGgattgagattatgaaaaggCCAACTCCAATTCCAATGACTTCCCATACTTTTAGAccaaatatgtttgttttctttgagaGCTCTTTGTTTAGATCATTGGTGGCCATgcctttgttttcttctgtATTCCTGTCAAATGTGGAGAAATAATTCCTTagtcctttttgttttgtttgaaatatattcAATCACTCACATCCTCATGATtaaatcaaaaaaatttagatcaaattacaaaaatctcttaattttgtgtttttttttcaaccatATTTCTATACACTTTCAAAAGTTGCAATATTATCTTTAACTTTTCATAAACGTTTCAAAATTATCGCAGAGTAGAAatttcttagtttttaaaaaccagATCCTAAAATGGTATGACAATGAGTTTGTATCGCCGCACTATTTCATGCCTCAAAATTTGTATGGATTTCTAAAGATTTTAAggattattgttttgaaacgAAGTGTAATACTACACTTTcgaaagaatataaataattttgtatataatttagccaaaattttaataggtGACAACTAGGGATAGAACGAAGAAGGAGACGCAGAGTCAACtagcttaattaattttgttgtaagTCAAAAAGCATATATAAAGTACATATAAAGCATTATCAggtcaaattttatattctcgTCCTCGACTCATCGATCGTATGAATTTTTTACTAATGAAAGaaacaagataaaaagaagtttttttttttcctctctaaaGAATCAACAAGTTGATTTATCCACTTACTTGGCGAGCTTGTTGTAGTTGTTTATTACAAGGCCAACATGTGAAAACCCTTTGCCACAGCCAAGAATCTGCTAAAGCCATAGAAGCAATCATGGTTTGTATGAACCACAAAATGAATTTGTGAAGAAGACATCACTGAATATTGCAGCAGAGATCAACAACACTTAGAAATAGCTCTAAGAAGAAGTAGAAAGTGTGAAGAAATTTTcatcataatttaaattttttaaggcatttgaagaataaaaaaaagaatcaagaagAAGGTGCAAGAAGAAAATGTTGGCTAAATTCTTCATGGGATTCATTTTGATTGAAGTGATAATGACTTCTCATCAGCCCattcattttgaaagaaatgattAATCTATTAAAGCTACAAATCTACTTTTTTAAGTACAGAGCAACAACATTGAATCTCCGATCTCTAGatgaaaattatatcaattaccGTTGAActaaactcactttaactaagattttattcttttctttttagtacaacaatttGTTGATGAAAGATCGAACCTGCGACCTCTAAAGAAGAGAAGATCATGATATAGTTACGATTAAGCTAAATGTCGCTAGCTATATGCTACTTAATTTGTTCACAAGTGTACATACTTTAGAATGATAATTAACTATCTCacttttgacttttattttttccttaattaaaTCCATTAACTTTGTAAAAGAAGTAACAATAATGATTTTATGGaccataaaaaagcaaatcCATTGATAATCTACATTGAATTGAAAGGCTAATTTTGCTACTTAATCATCTCACtttcactactacaaaatctTGACTAcacaataatatatgtttagtaCTCTCTCTCATTTGAGAGTCGTATGATCGTCAAATAGATACACGTTAAGAATAAAGGATATGATCTACATGGAATGtcattaaatgtttaaaaatggatttttttcaagtgaaaataaagtttttaaatacttAAGAAGTCGTATCCTACTATATGGTTGGTTTCTTAAGTAAATGTCGAAAACTTAAactaaattgtattttaatttagataaaCTTTAACTGTCCGTTATAATAACACATTTTCAATGTCATCGCATGAAACCTTCAAATAAGGGCATTTGTAGCGTTACtatgatattaaataaaaaaaacacgaaaacttgtttctttatttatttacgaattttatttattttttatttttatatttttttgtttgaagtaTCTATCTAAcacttcaatattttcataaaattaagatatcgAAAATCTCCACGCAACGTGACATTCTAAACCTCAGTACGTGTGTCGATTTGCATGGAATGCCGTTATATCCATTGtgttcaatttatttatcattattcatttggGTCAATACAACgaagaaatttaagaaaataataagtgGTATGAATACAATAATACTTAttacaaatgaaagaaaaagggaaattaagttgaataattatttgattaaaaatggaaatttggATTTGAATGAACTAATTAATGAATAGTAAAGCTTTAATTAGGTGGTGCTATTTGCTAATCCAGAAGTGTTAGTGGTTAATACTTAAAATCAACCAACAGATATGGTTGGTAGATGTCTAATTGTGTCCTCAATGAAATGccttatttttcaatttaaatcattcatatatattattcatgCAACCATTTGAAAGGGACATTGAATTTGGTTATTATTGCTTCCACCAAATGATTTCAATGAGGATTCTTTTGGTTGTGGTTATGTTCTATAATAATGCAAGTTGGTGAAGGTTTACAACCAGATAAAGGTTTGTACTGTTACGTTCAAATTGATGCAGCAACATTGACTAGACTTTTTAGTGTTATAACATCGATTATATATGTATGCTTGGAAAGAGTTATTGATTGAAATGATGTCTCAATAATGTAATATATGGTTATAATTTTGGAGAATGCATTAATTTAGGTAGTAAAGAAAGGGGTGGTTTGGAGTTCAATATGATCATGTTGTGGCATGGTTTTAGATGAACAACTAGCTAGTTGATTGAGTTCATGTCAGCTTAGTCGAACGTGAGATGTAGTGATGGATATTGTGATAGAAGATAACTTACAAAGCACGAAATAATAGGCATCGGTGTGGTATGATcaactaaatatattttgatcaaatacatttaaagCCTCAAAGGAATGAAATTCTCCAACGCTCTTTAACCTTCTGTTAGACAAGGAATTTCGTTGACAAAATATACTAAATGTGGCTTATGTGATTGTTGTTGTAGTAAGAATGAACGATGACATGGAAAACACTACTGATTCAcacaaaaaggaaatttcTTGAAGACAACAAAACTAGTGAAGTGGAAGAAACAGAAGGAATAATAGCTTGAAGTTGGCATGGTTGTCGTCGATCTAAAACAACTACAATTCTATGTGTGGCCATAATGAGTTGCTAGCCTGTAAGATAGATAACATAGTCGAACACTATTTCAAGTTTGGGCTATGCACTTAGTGATCGTACCTGGTAAAATCATGTATACTATCTTCTAATCCTTACCTAGTCACACCATAATAATTCTTTGGTAGTACATAGTCTTACCTAGCTGAATTACAATCCATTAGATCTCATATAGCTAATTTATGATCCACTTAAATTAAGGCTTATCATGCAATAACTTACTTGATAGCATCAAGCCTCACTCCTAGCTCAACCTTGAGCTCACCTAGTACTTAATACATTAGTTCTtgcaattattatttttatgtactTGCCTTTGGGccttatttaattattcaacctgattgaaaaaaaattgaactaattGAATGTAGGTTGGGAATGGTGGTTGGGAAAGTCAAGTAGCTGATGAATTGTAAAATTGATGTTGAAGGATGAAGCAAACAAAGGCATtgtgaaaaggaagaaagaaatggtTTTTTGTGGCTGGTATTTCAATCTCGCCTTGTCGGCCAAAACGTATGGACGGATTATTAAGTGTAACAATATTGAATCTATCAAACCATTGATAGCTTCCCATTAATAGAACTCTCTAATTGATAGACTCCTATAAATGATATAATCTATTCTCGATAGATTTCGAGAATGCTAATTTTGAATCtaactaattttgaatttgacggttgtgaaaaaaaaaagtttttaaagtaaaatgagCCACAAATCATCCAAAATTCCCTTCTAAGCTATAGgctgttctttttttccttttgttttctaaacaAGCTATGGACTGTTTATATGAACTTTCTAAATGTTAAATGTGATGGATGTTAATGAGGTTTTacttctaaaacaaaattagatgAAGCACCATTCATCAAAAGGTACCATCCTCTACATATAAATACAGAATCACTTCCtgtgattttagaaaataccACTGTCACTATAAATCTTTAACATGTTAgcataaagatttttttagtgGTCTTTCTTCTACATTTTCCAAGAGCTAAAAAGGGAGAATAAGGGCGAAATTCTCCTCTACATTCTACTTCCTATACTGTAGTAAGGCCCTCTAAAATGACTTCTAGCCATGCTACTACTATACATTCTAATGATTTACTTTATCGCTTAGAAAATACTACCAATACCAACATCGACATCGAAACCACGACCTTGAACCCTGAGGTTTCCCAAAAGTTATGCTTTTCGGCATCTGCAGCAGAACAGGCTCCACCTTGTTTTCCTGCCAACTGATCTCTCAGTTCCTTTATGGCTTTCTCTCGTCGCTCTCCGATCTGTTATGAACCAAATGCAGTTCAGTTTCATCTGAGGCCTACTTCAATAATAGAAACTTAAACATTATCTTTGGAAGAGGGTGAGGAAGCCATTGGTTTTATTGTATGGGCCATGAAAGGCAGGTGGGTCCAAAAAGAAAGCCCACCTTCCTCTCTTATTGTAGAGCAAGTTGATCTAATTCATTGAATCCCAAGAATGTTTTATCAACTAATTTATGTTCAATGCAAGTCTTTTCTACACTACAGCtaataaaacatcaaattcTAAACAAGGTTTAGTGTTTACTCTTTGAAGTTTCCGCGTCTGAGTGCGAGCTTCTTGCAGACAGAATTCCAGCTTTAACACCCTCTTTTTCAACTCTTGGTCGGCTCGTCGTTGTTTCTCCAACTGttgataagaaaatgaaaatgtgtaaATGAATACGAAAAATGATACAAGGAAGTAACAGTATAGCCAAATAAGTTTGCATACTTGTGATTCCAACTCCTTGGTTTTAAGCTTCCAGTGAGCAGACATCATcttgatttcatttttgagTTTCGCTATCTCTTCATCTTTGGCAATCAACAACTTATTGATCTTCTCCAAATTTCTGGGGGAAACTTCATCTAATATTTTCCTCAATTCACAATCCTTGCTCACACCAGATTTGGCTAGAGCTTCCAAAATATCATGCTCAACTCTCATCACTTCATCCTTCAGTTGCTTCTGAGAAGATTCCCTTGCCTGGAGATCTTTCTGTAGATTGTCTAGTTGTTCTCCTAACCTTTTTACTCGATCTTCGTACTCTTTTATAGAAGTGTTCTTTTCGTCTAATTCCTTCAAAAGCACCAAACACTGGTTCTGTGCAGATTGAGCTGATGCAGCACTCGCATCAGCAGTCGCTTGAGTGGCGACAAGCTGTAATCTTAATCCATCCAACTCATGGAGATACTGCATTGAACAACAAATACAGATATCACAATGACAGATATTAGGCCAACTCTAAGAAACTACACTCGTAGTGCTGGGTTATAATGCATGAAAAAACTCTTATGAAGATAATTGAGGATCTGTTTAATCATTGCAACAAAACTAAGGAAGAAACCATAAACCAAAACCCTCAAGAAAAGGCATCGTTTGGTTGCTTATAAAAATCTAATTCTGGTAGCACGAAACACATATCTGCTTTTACCCAGACAATAACAAAGGCAGCAATAAGTCATTACTATCAATTTCCAAATTTAACAAGATCAAAATATCTTTATAACATGAAAATGAAACCTTTACTAATCTCATAACAATATCTGTACTCTTTAGAT
Coding sequences:
- the LOC101217212 gene encoding probable receptor-like protein kinase At2g42960 isoform X1, which codes for MATNDLNKELSKKTNIFGLKVWEVIGIGVGLFIISILCILSLCLTSFNKKSKKSSPPKFPLTQIPSHSKDIKAIHITTTDHKKPTTTQMGKFESHNNDYSGESGGSLFYPLSYGYGSQSGDEGSSGTVTTTTMYRRSTSPTTTTMTAPSPLLGMPEMSQLGWGYWFTLRELDLATNLFSEENLIGEGGYGVVFRGRLLNGTPVAVKKIFNGQGQAEKEFRAEVEAIGHVRHKNLVRLLGYCIEGTHRMLVYEYINNGSLELWLHEGMGENTYLTWESRMKIMLGTAKGIAYLHEAIEPKVVHRDIKASNILIDENFNAKVSDFGLAKLMDANKTHVTTRVMGTFGYVAPEYANTGLLNEKSDVYSFGVVLVETITGRDPVDYGRPPKQVNVVDWLKMMIGSRRCEEVVDPKIIGVGGRASTRGLKRVLLVALRCVDPDFDKRPKMGQVARMLESQHHHSL
- the LOC101217212 gene encoding probable receptor-like protein kinase At2g42960 isoform X2, producing the protein MATNDLNKELSKKTNIFGLKVWEVIGIGVGLFIISILCILSLCLTSFNKKSKKSSPPKFPLTQIPSHSKDIKAIHITTTDHKKPTTTQMGKFESHNNDYSGESGGSLFYPLSYGYGSQSGDEGSSGTVTTTTMYRRSTSPTTTTMTAPSPLLGMPEMSQLGWGYWFTLRELDLATNLFSEENLIGEGGYGVVFRGRLLNGTPVAVKKIFNGQGQAEKEFRAEVEAIGHVRHKNLVRLLGYCIEGTHRMLVYEYINNGSLELWLHEGMGENTYLTWESRMKIMLGTAKGIAYLHEAIEPKVVHRDIKASNILIDENFNAKVSDFGLAKLMDANKTHVTTRVMGTFGAMCIALELCWWKQSQEEIQWTMDVHPNR
- the LOC101221548 gene encoding nuclear envelope-associated protein 2 isoform X2; this encodes MSVQEKFSSLPSSSSAREVDPLLKDLNERKQSFRRNVVSLAAELKEARSRLSSQEQSFAKETQTRQEAETKANIMEQEIGRLHAELEERDGQLKASATTATKYLHELDGLRLQLVATQATADASAASAQSAQNQCLVLLKELDEKNTSIKEYEDRVKRLGEQLDNLQKDLQARESSQKQLKDEVMRVEHDILEALAKSGVSKDCELRKILDEVSPRNLEKINKLLIAKDEEIAKLKNEIKMMSAHWKLKTKELESQLEKQRRADQELKKRVLKLEFCLQEARTQTRKLQRIGERREKAIKELRDQLAGKQGGACSAADAEKHNFWETSGFKVVVSMSMLVLVVFSKR
- the LOC101221548 gene encoding nuclear envelope-associated protein 2 isoform X1; translated protein: MSVQEKFSSLPSSSSAREVDPLLKDLNERKQSFRRNVVSLAAELKEARSRLSSQEQSFAKETQTRQEAETKANIMEQEIGRLHAELEERDGQLKASATTATKYLHELDGLRLQLVATQATADASAASAQSAQNQCLVLLKELDEKNTSIKEYEDRVKRLGEQLDNLQKDLQARESSQKQLKDEVMRVEHDILEALAKSGVSKDCELRKILDEVSPRNLEKINKLLIAKDEEIAKLKNEIKMMSAHWKLKTKELESQVCKLIWLYCYFLVSFFVFIYTFSFSYQQLEKQRRADQELKKRVLKLEFCLQEARTQTRKLQRIGERREKAIKELRDQLAGKQGGACSAADAEKHNFWETSGFKVVVSMSMLVLVVFSKR